The sequence cggaggtgccggcatcgtaggaggcacaggaggaggaggcatctggggaggcacgtgaagaaccgatggtgcactagaagaaggagatccaatgactctctgagtgtactgagtctcggggacagtctcctgacccgaagaaccgggagctgaagaagacgacgggtctaaacgactactacctggctcaccgaacatctctctgtaatgggcagtaagtctaccttttcgaacctgagaaaaaaatttaattttttaaattttcgtgaacatatacttcccaacattatccacctaatcaacactaaataacataagatccgtaaacctatctaaattccatatactaaccacctaatctatcctaaactaatcaaactagagaggaattagagagacttaccattgctacgaattagggaggaagtggagaggaagtagagaggaaagacggagcgagctcgctcgggatatatataagattacttgtcctcaTAATTTtctcgtaaacttacgaggaattacagaggcccgcgttttcagttacgacgaaatagcgacgaaatacaaaggcccgcgttttcgttaacgacgtttttacgacgaaatgggttacgtggaattaacgagttaactagttacgaggaattagcgagcctttattttctataaatacccacaacttaCCTTCtcaaactcacaaaacacacacaaactcacaaaacacaccctatctcaaatcacactcctcaccaaaatacttttcaaattagaaatatttgaaaaaaaaaagaagaaaagaagatattagaatttatgtgggtgagacttaagtctcgccacatataattctagtatcttttttttttcttttttctagtttttatactatgaggaagtagcaagtcccgcttttcaccaatttagaaaatttggaaaaaaaagaagagaagaagatattggaactcatgtggtcgagacttacgtaagtctcgccaaatgtgattcaagcatctttcttctcttcttttttttagtatttttaatattttcgtcgtaatatcgtcgttagtttacgactcttttacgacgattttggcttacgtggaattagcgtgccccgcttttttaatttcgtcgtaaagtcctcgtggccttacgaggtgtttacgacgaaatcatcctacgtggaattaaagagtgtctccttcgtcatttactttacgtggtatttacgtcaatttaccttacgaggtctttacgacgattctgtcctacgtggaataaacgagtgcctccttcgtcatttactttacgtggtatttacgtcaatttaccttacgaggtctttacgacgattctgtcctacgtggaataaacgaggattacgtcgtacattcgacgtcagattacgaggaattaacgagcagtacgtttaaatccctaaaatccgaaaccccaaaccccaaaaccccatattccttatcttctacttcatatattccaaaccccatctttattttcattccaaaccacaattcccacatttacttatttataaaacaaactcccacaatttcttattcataaaacaaactcccacattaccttattcataaaacaaactctcacattaccttattcataaaacaaaatacacaaaatcaaatacatcaatcggatacatcgacattctcgtcatcactagaaatatcatcattttcattaaactcgtcttctacagcttcgtctgtggcatcatcggtaagatcttcgtattcgtggttatgcggatcaatgagaaggatgtcatcaacttcttgttcaggttcctcgacttcatttatctgttcttcttgcaatggtggttcttctccactgatgattcgtcctcgaggtgtaactttgatcactgctaaccaatttatacccgaatctctcatccgagggtatggaaggaagctaacttggtctgcttgtgaagctaagatgaaaggctcgaatttgttgtaccgacgtccaccgttgacatcaactacaccaaatttgttagaccgaacacctctgttgacgacggggtcgaaccattcacatttgaagatgacgcatttcagcttcagtatccctggaaattcgacttcaataatctccgtcaagatcccgtagaaatctgtttcccctttcacacatattccatagttactggtcgctcgctgtctaccatactcatatgtgtgaaaagtgtagcctcgtgtgaaatacatctgtgatgtggtgacctttacaagtggagattgaattacttcgtgtaaccacttaggataatctgcatcgtcgtcataatcaacctgcaaaaataaagagaacattaaaatacaaatcatgtatgaaaaaatagtttgagttataatacctgattccgcaaccacttaatgaagtgctgatctttccttttgtctacgtcacttgtggatataccaggaaatgtttttTCGACTTGAGAAAAAAATAGGCCGTAAATCCTATTCTTTATCATATCTTTGGTGTCTTGGATTAGTGTATGTTGACATTACCTCTTATTTGGTCTTTTAGTTTATCTGATGCTGATGTACATAGACTTCTTCCTTATCTGATACTGGATTTTGCCATGCAGCCCCATGCAAATCCTATTCTTTATCATATCTTTGGTGTCTTGGAGCTGCATTTCTTGATATCTCTTCTTATAGTTTCTTGTGTTCAAAAGTTTCATAAGAAAGGAAGCCTTCTGCGGAGAGCTGTTGATCTATCCCACTAAACGGATACAATGATCTCCTTACAGAGCTTGAACGCTTGTTTAACATGGAAGGGCTTCTCAGGGACCCTGAAAAAGGATGGAGGTTCTTGTACACCGATAGTGAGGACGACATGATGGTCTTTGGCAATGATCCATGGCAGTAAGTCTGCCCTTATCTTTAAAGCTCAGTCAAGACCTGTTAGCTGCTAACttgaaaatgatttatttgtGCTGTGTGGACAGTGAATTCTGCAACGTGGTGTTGAAGATACATTTATATACGAAAGAGGAAGTTGCGAATGCGAATGGTGATAGCCAGAGTTGTTTAGCAGCTCTCATGATGGAAGCATCAAACTCATCTTCTGTGAGCCAGCCTGATTCTTCTCCAACGGTAACTAGAGTTTGATTAACAAACCAGAAAGAAGCGGTTTCACCTTTTTGCTTTCAACTGTGTTTTGCTTACAAAagacataaataaaatatttcaccttcatctttgtctttctctttgtttgtttgtgttatTTCTGGTCTTCGTGTACTTCAATCGTTTTACTCTTAGAGAGTTTGTGAGTTTATGGGATGTGTGGACCGTAAGAGTTTGGTTGGATTGAGGTTTTCAGTTTGCTATTGAGATGATGTGCATGGCTTGAAGttttcagtaaaaaaaatttataattatatgttttttattaaattttttttttttttttaaatgctacAACATcactctttcaaaaaaaaattagataaaaatgAGGATAACAACAACATAATTCTGAATAagcaaaagaaaggaaaaagaaaaaactacaaCATTGGATTTAAAAAAACACAACAACATAACAAGAAGAAATGAGGAATTCTGGTAAAGAagataaacaaaacaaactcacGAGAGATGTGGATAAACTAGAACATGATTTTGTCTAAAAACTTCAACTGCATCACACTAGAAATGATTAATATTAGTCGGATCTAGGCTGAGGAGGATGGCCATCATTAGGATGTTCATTTCCTCTGATTACTTCGGATTAGGATGACAGGGGAGAGCCATGTTATGGTTGAATCCGGGGACAAATCCCTCAACACGACTATAGTTTCCAAATGGTGAAGGATGATCAGGGAGAACCATGTTATGGTTGCCAAAAGCATTCACGTTAACCATTCTCCTTTGCTCAAAGGGGTTCAAATTAGGGTCGATATTAATACCACCATCAACCCCAAAAGGAGTATTACAAGAGCTTCCCCCATAAAAGCCAGGATGAGGAAATGGTGTTGCTAGGAAGATTTTGAAAGCTTCATATATCACTTgtttcttcaaattttcaagtTTACCTTTGAATTCTTTGGCTTGACTTAAGTCAAGTCCTCCAATGGATTCTTTCAACCTAATCTcaggtattttgaattttttttcttagttttgtCAACTATTCACTCATTTTTTGCTCAGATTCTAGGTTGTTCATCACCTGCATCAACAAGAATGGCCATCATGAGGATGTTCATTTCCAGATTCATTTGTATTATGATAACTGGGGAGAACCATGTTATGGTTGAATCCAGGGACAAGTTCCTCTACACGACTATAATTTCCAACTAGTAAATGATGATTGGGGAGAACCTTGCATGTTATGGTTGTCGAAAGCATTCATGTTAACCATTCTCCTTTGCTCAAGTAATAGTCGTGTTGAGGGAGAACCAAGTTATGGCTTGAAGTTTTCTATAAGATAAGTTTATAAttctatgtttttattaaactgctttttgaaagaaaatactacagcatattcttaaatatatattttttatatgaagATGAGGATAACAACATAATTTTGAGTAagcaaaagaaaggaaaaaaaacaacaacattgtattaaaacacacacacaacaacATAACAAGAAGAAATAAGGAATTCtgctaaagaagaaaaaacacaaCATACATAGGAGAGATGAGGATAAAATAGAACATGCTTTTGTCTAAAGACTTCAACTGTATCTTATTAGAGATGATTAATATTAATCTGATCTAGGCTGAGGAGGATGGCCATCATGAGGATGTTCATTTCCAGATTCATTCGGATTAGGATGACTGGGGAGAGCCATGTTATGGTTGAATCCGGGGACAAATGGTGAAGGATGATTGGGGGGAACCATGTTATGGTTGTCGAAAGCATTCACGTTACCATCAACCCCGCCACAAGGAGCATTACTAGAGCTTCCCCCATAAAAGCCAGGATGAGGAAATGGTGTTGCTAGGAAGCTTTTGAAAGCTTCATATATCACTTgtttcttcaaattttcaagtTTACCTTTGAATTCTTTGGCTTGACCTAAGTCAAGTCCTCCAATGGATTCTTTCAACCAAATCTCAGgtaatttggatttttttcttagtttcttCAACTCTTCATTTGTTTTTTGCTCAGATTCTAGGTTCTTCATCACCTGCATATATAAAAActtatttagtttcttttttgtAACACCCTAGTTGGTAATAtctcaaattatttttcaatgAACATAAACATATATACCTACACTAAAAATTAATACTGCAGAAATATGTCAACAAGAATATCGCTTAGGGCATCAAATTTTACATCATATTATTAGCATTTATTTTCCATATTATGAGTATATCAACTCTAA comes from Brassica rapa cultivar Chiifu-401-42 chromosome A02, CAAS_Brap_v3.01, whole genome shotgun sequence and encodes:
- the LOC103851501 gene encoding agamous-like MADS-box protein AGL62, with the translated sequence MKNLESEQKTNEELKKLRKKSKLPEIWLKESIGGLDLGQAKEFKGKLENLKKQVIYEAFKSFLATPFPHPGFYGGSSSNAPCGGVDGNVNAFDNHNMVPPNHPSPFVPGFNHNMALPSHPNPNESGNEHPHDGHPPQPRSD